A region of Halomonas sp. I5-271120 DNA encodes the following proteins:
- a CDS encoding LuxR family transcriptional regulator, with translation MHIKKDLIDPDGSVFLKTVKGYLENEIETEDEYTKVLSWAFSKLDFEQFAYVYMPYLPSEAKNAVILGSYPSGWQLFYKSEGLHRKDPVLAESAGTTMPFYWRGGRIGIGDQEDIFKLSARYGIEQGYTIPVHEPGCSFGSIHLASRLENDEFYKLIDSQGHLLQCLASLAHIYRPATARKLPYADLSLREREFLHWSSQGKTYQEAGIIMGISERTVKFHAQNCMRKLEAINVRQAITKALRLGWV, from the coding sequence ATGCATATTAAGAAGGACCTTATTGACCCAGACGGAAGTGTTTTTTTAAAAACGGTTAAGGGATACCTTGAAAACGAAATAGAAACAGAAGATGAATACACAAAAGTGCTATCTTGGGCTTTCTCAAAACTGGACTTTGAACAATTTGCCTACGTTTACATGCCTTACCTACCAAGTGAGGCGAAAAATGCAGTCATCCTAGGGAGTTATCCATCAGGATGGCAGCTTTTTTATAAAAGCGAAGGACTTCATCGGAAAGACCCTGTCCTCGCAGAATCTGCGGGAACAACAATGCCATTTTACTGGCGAGGAGGGAGAATAGGCATAGGGGATCAGGAAGACATTTTCAAACTCTCTGCTCGTTACGGAATAGAGCAAGGTTATACAATCCCAGTGCACGAGCCAGGTTGTTCATTTGGATCAATCCACCTAGCGTCTCGCCTTGAAAATGATGAATTTTATAAGCTTATAGATAGTCAAGGTCATCTGCTTCAATGCTTGGCAAGCTTAGCGCATATATACCGCCCTGCTACTGCTCGAAAGCTACCCTATGCCGATTTAAGCTTGCGTGAGAGGGAGTTCTTGCACTGGTCTAGCCAGGGTAAAACATATCAAGAGGCCGGCATTATAATGGGCATATCAGAAAGAACAGTGAAATTTCATGCTCAAAATTGTATGAGAAAGCTTGAAGCTATTAACGTGAGGCAAGCAATTACAAAAGCTTTGCGTTTAGGGTGGGTTTAA
- a CDS encoding acyl-homoserine-lactone synthase, whose protein sequence is MVTHSTIDLFGYSFHSKTYNFCKLDNKALEEIYQLRKESFIDRRKWDIKSYTGGDLERDEYDDEDSYYTCLYHNGQLAGCLRARPFYSTNMIAGCLNHMFPLVDLESYRSSLYWEASRFTITRKPKIISSNLDIRTVALFMAMLDFSCLAGFSHYLIVVDELMLRILRRAGWDCKILDVSFGSKGEKIYLGDLLSNGEVKERLQNKSKFMSADSKSTDLAC, encoded by the coding sequence ATGGTAACGCATTCGACCATAGATCTTTTTGGATATAGCTTTCATTCAAAGACTTACAATTTCTGCAAGCTTGATAATAAGGCGTTAGAAGAGATATACCAACTTCGCAAGGAGTCTTTTATCGATAGGAGGAAATGGGATATCAAAAGCTACACGGGAGGTGATCTCGAAAGGGATGAATATGACGATGAGGATAGCTATTACACTTGCCTGTATCACAATGGTCAGCTTGCAGGCTGTTTAAGGGCACGCCCTTTCTATTCCACAAACATGATTGCCGGTTGTTTGAACCACATGTTCCCATTGGTGGATCTTGAGTCCTACAGAAGTTCACTTTACTGGGAGGCTTCACGCTTCACCATAACCCGGAAGCCAAAGATTATTTCTTCTAATCTCGACATCAGAACAGTTGCTCTATTTATGGCGATGCTAGATTTCTCATGTCTTGCTGGATTTTCCCACTACCTTATTGTTGTCGATGAGCTAATGCTGCGCATCCTCAGAAGAGCTGGCTGGGATTGCAAGATATTAGATGTTAGTTTCGGGAGCAAAGGAGAAAAGATTTACCTAGGTGATCTGTTGTCCAATGGAGAGGTAAAAGAAAGACTTCAGAATAAAAGTAAATTCATGTCGGCAGATTCCAAGTCAACCGATCTTGCTTGCTAA
- a CDS encoding glycine-rich domain-containing protein-like, whose amino-acid sequence MRNVADILDTLPHDMTTPSLEDTPSIEYAVEHINAMDFSALKGKLTQPDPTVSRLWESEEVDVAVQYYKNFLYLNKKYLDVAPVIVPSIEVDEVWHHHILDTRRYFADTYQIFGYYFHHFPYFGMRGEADHTNLVDCFEATQQLHELEFGERMRRIWA is encoded by the coding sequence ATGCGAAACGTTGCTGATATACTCGACACTCTCCCCCATGACATGACTACTCCAAGCTTGGAAGATACTCCGAGTATTGAGTATGCAGTAGAGCACATCAATGCCATGGACTTTTCAGCCCTAAAGGGAAAACTTACCCAACCGGACCCTACAGTTTCACGTCTCTGGGAATCAGAAGAAGTCGATGTAGCTGTTCAGTATTACAAAAACTTCCTCTACTTGAACAAGAAATACCTTGATGTTGCCCCTGTAATTGTTCCAAGCATTGAGGTTGACGAGGTTTGGCATCATCATATCCTTGACACGAGAAGATATTTCGCTGATACGTATCAGATATTCGGCTATTACTTCCACCACTTCCCATATTTTGGTATGCGAGGAGAAGCTGATCACACCAACCTTGTTGACTGCTTCGAAGCAACCCAACAATTACATGAGCTAGAGTTTGGTGAAAGGATGAGGAGAATATGGGCATAG
- a CDS encoding DUF6036 family nucleotidyltransferase: MPIEPGDYPSIEPNTALGQALVDFFEVLGPVYDEGDKGIFRVIVFGGCAVHIHTQARGSADVDAEVSSHGYATKSEIVALLEGDPYVFTDDEGNLQTLELDASFNTTLAPLHEDYEDRVVRLVAQSSIPNVEVYVASAIDVAISKLGRFGERDQQDIQALLSLPQVDVSEFERFAREAIDYYVGEKTRVFGNLSVALDDHQEC; the protein is encoded by the coding sequence ATGCCGATCGAACCAGGGGATTACCCGTCAATAGAGCCGAATACGGCATTGGGACAAGCCCTTGTAGATTTTTTCGAGGTACTTGGCCCCGTATACGATGAGGGCGATAAGGGAATCTTCCGGGTCATCGTTTTTGGTGGGTGTGCGGTTCATATCCACACGCAAGCACGAGGCAGTGCCGACGTAGATGCTGAAGTCTCGTCGCATGGATATGCTACAAAGAGCGAGATCGTTGCGCTTCTGGAAGGAGATCCCTATGTCTTTACCGACGATGAGGGTAACTTACAGACGTTAGAGCTGGACGCCAGCTTCAATACAACGCTAGCACCGCTGCACGAGGACTACGAAGATCGGGTTGTGCGGCTGGTGGCACAGAGCAGCATCCCAAACGTCGAAGTCTACGTCGCCAGTGCAATCGATGTGGCGATTTCGAAGCTCGGCAGGTTTGGTGAGCGCGATCAGCAAGATATCCAGGCACTGCTGAGCCTTCCTCAGGTCGATGTCTCTGAATTTGAACGATTCGCCCGGGAAGCGATCGACTACTATGTAGGTGAGAAAACTCGCGTCTTTGGAAACTTGAGCGTGGCATTAGACGACCACCAAGAGTGTTAG